In the Zingiber officinale cultivar Zhangliang chromosome 5A, Zo_v1.1, whole genome shotgun sequence genome, GATGCTAGCGGCAACCAGCCATGGCCCGGTTGTTGCTGGCAATTCAACTTCGCTGACTTCGACCCCGACCTCAGTGCTTCCTCGCCCAACTCCATCCGCCTCTTGCAGGAGAGCGGCCACGACCTGCATAAGAACCGCCGCAACGGCATCAAGTCGGCGCAATGCTACTCTCTTCTACGCCACAAGCTGTTCCGCGGCCACAACGCTAAGTACATAACTTTCCATGGACTCTACGACGTCGCTTACCTGATGAAGGTGCTCACCGCCGGAAGACCACTCCCTGACACTCTGCCGGAGTTTCTATTCGAAGCTGGAAATATTTTCGGCGAACTGTACGACCTGAAGCACGTGGCTAGGTCTTGCCCCGGGCTCCTTGGCGGCGAGCTCGGCCTCACAAAGTTGGCCAGGTTGGTGGAACTAAAAGCAGAGGGCGTTGCGCATCAGGCCGGCTTTGACAGCATGGTGATCGGATTGGTGTTCACCGAGATGAAGAAGAGATGGGAGATCGAGAAGGCGCAATTTGTCATGGTGCTGTACGGGGTGGAGAAAGCTTGCGTGGAGTTCAAGATCAAGGCGAGTATCGAGAGGGCACAACGACTCAGCAGTCTTCCTCCCCTGCTGCAATGGCTCCCGCCGGTCCATGGCGTCGTCAATTATCATCCTCCTGCGAATGATGCAACGATTTCTGTAGAACAGACGACCATCCCGCAGCTGCAGCTGCCGCAGTCGTCTTCGGTGGTCGTCAATTACAGCTCTCCTGTGTTGCTGCCGGCGAGCGCTCCTCCGTTCAACCCAGTGCAACCGGTGCAGTATTACTTTCATTCTTGGCCTTACCCAATGCAGTTCATGCACTATTTCGCCTAATCCATCCCCTTGAAGACTTTAAGTTTCGTGCTTAATTGTCTATTCTGGTTAAATacttaaaattaaaagtaaacaTCTGACTTTCTACTAATAATCATACACCTGAAGTGGGAAAGAGAGTCTCGaactatataaatattttatttccactAATATTGTCTATGGCCTGGTGAGGGATCATAAAGATTACTTCGGAATTGTAAATTGCAGGCACCATACTCAAGTTTTTTCCCCTGTAATTACTTTTATGTACCAGTGTTTTCTTTTGCTTTGATGTTGTAATACTATTGTTCCTAATCGATCTGCTTCCATCAaatactaaaataaatatttCGTGATCCAGCACAGAGTAGAACAAGAATTGGAGCTTTACAACtcgaaatctatatatatatatatatatacatatatatatatatatatatatatatatatataatatgtagTGAAATAAAAAAGAGAAATCATCTCTGCAGATCCTAAAGGTAATAAACTCTTGGAGTTACATACTGTTAATCACTCATGAAAACCGCCTCTACGCATTGTATATTACATCAGATATAATAtaaaaagaacacaataggttatttctTTTGCTTTGATGTTGTAATACTATTGTTCCTAATCCATCTGCTTCCATCAaatactaaaataaatatttCGTGATCCAGCACAGAGTAGAACAAGAATTGGAGCTTTACTCCtcgaaatctatatatatatatatatatatatatatatatatatatatatatatataaaaaatgtaGTGAAATAAAAAGGAGAAATCATCTCTGCAAATCCTAAAGGTAATAAACTCTTGGTGTTACATACTGTTAATCACTCATGAGAACCGCCTCTACGCATTGTATATTACATCAGATATATATGGTTAGCCATCCAAAGATTCAGGAAGACCACCTTCTATTGATCATAACATCCTATATATTTCAATTAATCAATAGGCTTGACCAAGTTAATTTGGGAACTCAGCAATCAGTTGGCAGATCATTAAGATCTGGAAGTTCGATGAAATCCTTCCTCCCGGGAGCAACAAGCTGCTTTAATAGTGTGGTGATTATTAACAGGTGGCTCGGGTAACTTCCGGAGCGACTGCAAAGATGAAGCAGCAAATCAAAATTCAGGCAAAGCTCAAAGTATAAGTAGCTTAAAATTGGTATGAAAAGCATCAGCACAGTAGGCCAATAGAAATCTCAGATTTCCTCCTAAAACTACTAAAACTACTGCAGTCCTCCTAAAACTCGTCCTCCTATAACTAGACATACATCCTACTTCCCCTGTGGAGTTTGAGAGAAATCTCAGATTTCCCATTCATCTGTTGCTTGGAAGGGCTCAAGAGCAGCCAGCAAGGTTGCCATGGTCGATCTTCAAGGGTCTCCATATCCGTGAGGGAAAACAGAGCCTTATAGAGTCTA is a window encoding:
- the LOC121979641 gene encoding putative CCR4-associated factor 1 homolog 8, with product MSNVVEQSLVIEDLLRYFPIVAIDTEFPGFLRDTPRHASDEQHYADVKHNVDGTSIIQFGLALFDASGNQPWPGCCWQFNFADFDPDLSASSPNSIRLLQESGHDLHKNRRNGIKSAQCYSLLRHKLFRGHNAKYITFHGLYDVAYLMKVLTAGRPLPDTLPEFLFEAGNIFGELYDLKHVARSCPGLLGGELGLTKLARLVELKAEGVAHQAGFDSMVIGLVFTEMKKRWEIEKAQFVMVLYGVEKACVEFKIKASIERAQRLSSLPPLLQWLPPVHGVVNYHPPANDATISVEQTTIPQLQLPQSSSVVVNYSSPVLLPASAPPFNPVQPVQYYFHSWPYPMQFMHYFA